One window from the genome of Clupea harengus chromosome 19, Ch_v2.0.2, whole genome shotgun sequence encodes:
- the tfpi2 gene encoding tissue factor pathway inhibitor 2: MEYYFLSFLLMPLLQKAFAWKPTDVCFLQADEGPCRADIQRYSYNRITQRCEQFSYGGCLGNSNNFKSYAECQKTCWRIPKIPQICRFPKEVGRCRALMKKYFFNMTSMQCEIFYYGGCDGNENRFEDMESCLEYCKPRKTVPLLCLDPLDKGRCSASIPRYYFNTVTKMCEEFEYSGCGGSNNNFVSRQSCIDVCGKGGKPRKSRRRSQSRRLMRRS; encoded by the exons ATGGAATACTATTTTTTGAGTTTTCTTCTCATGCCGTTGCTTCAAAAAGCCTTCGCTTGGAAACCAACAG ATGTGTGCTTTCTTCAAGCAGACGAGGGGCCATGTAGGGCAGACATTCAACGTTACTCTTACAACAGAATCACACAGCGGTGCGAACAATTCAGCTACGGTGGCTGCTTGGGAAACAGCAACAACTTCAAAAGTTATGCTGAATGTCAGAAAACATGCTGGAGGATACCAA AGATTCCTCAGATCTGCAGGTTTCCTAAAGAAGTGGGACGGTGTCGTGCCCTTATGAAGAAATATTTCTTTAACATGACCTCTATGCAGTGCGAAATATTCTATTACGGTGGCTGTGATGGCAACGAGAACCGTTTCGAGGATATGGAGTCCTGCTTGGAGTACTGCAAACCTCGGAAAA CTGTCCCTTTGCTATGTCTGGATCCCCTGGACAAAGGCCGGTGTTCTGCCTCCATACCTCGCTACTACTTTAACACAGTCACCAAGATGTGTGAGGAGTTTGAGTATTCTGGTTGTGGAGGAAGCAACAACAACTTTGTTTCCAGACAAAGTTGCATTGACGTATGTGGTAAAG GTGGCAAGCCGAGGAAATCTAGGAGGAGGTCTCAGTCAAGACGTCTAATGCGTCGAtcgtaa